A stretch of Verrucomicrobiia bacterium DNA encodes these proteins:
- a CDS encoding DUF4230 domain-containing protein: protein MDRRWVLVGVGGLAGFVPMAALLAGLLLGRLLPGAPHREIANSATVITQIQSLAHLVTVKYVFEKVVILEDAKWYGQNRLLMVTHGVAKAGVDLRRVQPADLRIEGGTLSVVLPKPQLTDVYLDESKTEILERSTGMLRMFDQQMEQDARRQALEAIRKAARASGILQDAEDRTRLQLTALARAAGLEEVRIEFR from the coding sequence GTGGATCGGCGCTGGGTGTTGGTGGGGGTTGGAGGACTGGCGGGATTCGTCCCGATGGCGGCGCTTTTGGCGGGGCTGTTGCTGGGCCGGTTGTTGCCGGGCGCCCCGCACCGGGAAATCGCAAACTCCGCGACGGTCATCACCCAGATCCAGTCCCTCGCCCACCTGGTGACGGTGAAGTACGTCTTCGAGAAGGTGGTGATCCTTGAGGATGCGAAGTGGTACGGACAAAACCGCCTCCTCATGGTCACCCACGGCGTTGCCAAGGCCGGGGTGGACCTTCGACGTGTCCAACCGGCAGATCTCCGGATTGAGGGGGGCACCCTCAGCGTCGTCCTCCCCAAACCGCAGCTCACCGACGTGTATCTCGACGAGTCGAAGACGGAGATTCTGGAACGGAGCACGGGCATGTTGCGGATGTTTGATCAGCAGATGGAACAGGACGCCCGCCGGCAGGCGCTTGAGGCGATCCGCAAGGCCGCCCGCGCTTCGGGAATTCTCCAGGATGCTGAAGACCGCACCCGCCTCCAGTTGACGGCGCTGGCGCGCGCGGCCGGGTTGGAGGAGGTCCGCATCGAGTTCCGCTGA
- a CDS encoding S46 family peptidase, with the protein MTSRTASLSAAMALAASTAAPVRNLADEGMWLYENPPRQILKERHGFDLTPEWLEHLMKSSVRFNSGGSGSFVSEDGLVLSNHHVGADALQKLSTPERDFLRDGFLARRLEDEVKCVDLELNVLQTIEDVTARVNAAVPEGASPDDAVLARRKVIAAIEKESLETTGLRSNVTTLYQGGRYHLYRFKRYTDVRLAFAPEQQIAFFGGDPDNFEFPRYVLDVCLFRVYEDGKPVSAPHFLKWSPSGAGEGELTFVSGHPGRTSRLRTLAELEYMRDVQLPYTRSRLKQLEVLLAAWSSRSEENARRAKDELFGVQNSRKALDGVMAGLCNPAVMGRKAGGERDFRERLAADAAFADAVAAYDRIAAAQQAISLQALRLRLLESAHGFNSDSFDIARKLLRAGDERPKPNGERLREYADAGRDSFELDLFSERPIHEDLEILKLGDSLTFLGERLGFEDPLVVQVLAGRSPRDRASDLVRGTRVRDIAVRRKLYEGGAAAVAASGDPMIELARLVDQEAREARRLVEAQDEIKQQAQAAIARARFALEGDAQYPDATFTLRLSFGRIVGYEENGQTIAPFTTFAGLYERNARMKDRPPFDLPERWLQRKASLDLTTPLNFINTADIIGGNSGSPVVNRSGEFVGVIFDGNIYSLVLDIAYDDVQARALSVDSRGILEALDKVYEAQELVRELRTGRRNR; encoded by the coding sequence ATGACCTCCCGTACTGCCTCCCTGTCTGCCGCCATGGCCCTTGCCGCTTCGACCGCCGCCCCGGTCCGCAATCTCGCCGACGAGGGGATGTGGCTCTACGAGAATCCGCCGCGCCAGATCCTCAAGGAGCGCCACGGGTTCGACCTGACCCCCGAATGGCTGGAGCATCTGATGAAGTCCTCCGTGCGATTCAATTCGGGGGGGTCGGGGAGCTTTGTGAGCGAGGACGGCCTCGTGCTGTCGAACCACCATGTCGGGGCCGACGCCCTCCAGAAGCTGAGCACGCCGGAGCGCGACTTCCTGCGGGACGGCTTTCTGGCCCGCCGGCTTGAGGATGAGGTGAAATGCGTGGATCTGGAGCTCAACGTGCTGCAGACCATTGAGGACGTGACCGCCCGGGTGAACGCCGCGGTGCCGGAGGGCGCCTCGCCCGACGACGCCGTGCTGGCGCGGCGCAAGGTGATTGCGGCGATCGAGAAGGAGTCCCTGGAAACGACCGGTCTGCGGTCGAATGTCACCACGCTCTATCAGGGCGGCCGGTATCACCTGTACCGGTTCAAGCGCTACACCGACGTGCGTCTGGCGTTCGCCCCGGAGCAGCAGATCGCCTTCTTCGGTGGCGATCCCGACAACTTCGAGTTCCCGCGGTACGTCCTCGATGTGTGTCTTTTCCGTGTGTACGAGGATGGAAAGCCGGTGTCGGCGCCACACTTCCTGAAGTGGTCGCCGTCGGGCGCCGGCGAGGGCGAACTCACCTTCGTTTCGGGGCATCCGGGACGAACCAGCCGTTTGCGCACGCTGGCCGAGCTGGAGTACATGCGCGATGTCCAGCTGCCGTACACCCGCAGCCGGCTGAAGCAGCTGGAGGTGCTGCTGGCGGCGTGGAGCAGCCGCAGCGAGGAAAATGCGCGGCGGGCCAAGGACGAACTGTTCGGGGTGCAAAATTCGCGCAAGGCGCTCGATGGCGTGATGGCCGGGCTGTGCAATCCGGCGGTGATGGGTCGCAAGGCGGGAGGCGAGCGTGACTTCCGGGAACGCCTTGCGGCCGATGCCGCGTTTGCCGATGCCGTCGCCGCCTACGACCGGATTGCGGCGGCGCAGCAGGCGATCTCCCTCCAGGCCCTGCGACTGCGTCTCCTCGAGTCCGCGCACGGGTTCAACAGCGACAGTTTCGACATTGCCCGGAAGCTCCTGCGGGCCGGCGATGAACGTCCGAAACCCAACGGCGAACGGCTTCGGGAGTATGCCGATGCCGGCCGCGATTCGTTCGAGCTGGACCTCTTTTCCGAGCGGCCGATCCATGAGGATCTGGAGATTCTCAAGCTCGGCGACTCCCTGACATTTCTCGGCGAGCGGTTGGGATTCGAGGATCCGCTGGTCGTGCAGGTGCTGGCCGGCCGTTCGCCGCGGGACCGGGCGTCGGACCTCGTCCGGGGCACCCGGGTGCGCGACATCGCCGTGCGTCGGAAGCTGTACGAGGGGGGGGCGGCGGCAGTGGCGGCGTCCGGGGATCCGATGATCGAACTGGCGCGCCTTGTGGACCAGGAGGCCCGCGAGGCGCGGCGGTTGGTGGAGGCCCAGGATGAAATCAAGCAACAGGCCCAGGCGGCGATTGCGCGGGCGCGGTTCGCACTGGAGGGGGACGCGCAATATCCGGACGCCACCTTCACCCTGCGGCTCTCCTTTGGAAGGATTGTGGGGTACGAGGAGAACGGGCAGACGATTGCGCCGTTTACAACGTTCGCCGGCCTCTATGAGCGCAACGCCCGGATGAAGGACCGCCCGCCGTTTGATCTGCCGGAGCGCTGGCTGCAGCGGAAGGCCTCCCTGGACCTGACGACCCCGCTCAATTTCATCAACACCGCGGACATCATCGGGGGCAACTCGGGCAGCCCGGTGGTGAATCGCTCCGGCGAGTTCGTGGGGGTCATCTTCGACGGGAATATTTATTCGCTGGTGCTCGACATCGCCTACGACGACGTGCAGGCCCGCGCCCTGAGCGTGGACAGCCGCGGAATCCTTGAGGCCCTCGACAAGGTGTACGAGGCGCAGGAACTTGTCCGGGAACTCCGGACCGGCCGGCGCAACCGCTGA